AGGAACAACACGGGCGGGCTCCAAGACTGGGGCCGGCCGCGGCTGCCGCCGTCCAGACCATCCCCGGCGGCGCCGTCTCGTTCGTCGGTCACATGATCGCCATGCCCTTGGTGATGTGGACCGGAATCAAGATCGCCGGGCAGGGCGTCTGGCCCATGATGCTGATCATCGCCGCGATCGCCCTGCCACTGCTCGTCGCGTTCGAGTACCACGCGATGTCCTTGGCCGACGGCACTCGGTCGGTGGGCCAACGCATTTGGGCGGCGTCGCGCATCTCGGTTCTCGCCATCGTCGCCTTCGACATCGGCATGGGAGCCTCGATGCTGCTGGTGGCATTCGTGTTGCGCTACTCCCCCACGTCGATGGCGTTCTGGCTGATCATGTGGGCGGGGATGTGGTTGGGGTTTGCCACCGCCTACCCGATGG
This genomic window from Mycobacterium saskatchewanense contains:
- a CDS encoding DUF4396 domain-containing protein, giving the protein MMMMAMPAPQWVTLVAWIVTILGVMVAGVLLAETYLRGYRQPLRAMEAVWPITAIYAGPLAWWAYQRWGRPATPRWQEQHGRAPRLGPAAAAAVQTIPGGAVSFVGHMIAMPLVMWTGIKIAGQGVWPMMLIIAAIALPLLVAFEYHAMSLADGTRSVGQRIWAASRISVLAIVAFDIGMGASMLLVAFVLRYSPTSMAFWLIMWAGMWLGFATAYPMVWWLASKEADRPASPDATTGVAQMEGVR